The nucleotide sequence CGGCGGAGCTGAGCTAATGCCAATAGACCGGAGCATCAGGGATTCTAAGGCCCAGGTCGAATGGGTGGACCTGAACCCCGAGCGGGAGAGGGGGCCCACCCAACAAACCATTTTGACCGAGACAGGGGGACGCCGATGGTAGCGATGAATAGAGCGTTGCAGCGGGAAACCATCGGGAAGCTCCTGGACCGGGCGGGGATCGCCAGGGATACAGTGGACATTGAGGCACATATCGACCCATCGTTGCACCTGAACGAGAACATCAGGAACATCAGCGACCTGGTGGGCAAACCGCTCACCAACGACCAGGTGGAAGAGGTCGAATACGCTGATGACGACTACATTGAAGAGGTCGAACAGGAAATGCTGGAGAACGGTATTGAGCTGATACTGGAAGCACTGGAACCAAATAGTATAATCGAGGAAGACCCTGAGGGTGATGAGTCTATGGAACCTGGAGAACGAGAGGAAGTAGAACGTGAAAACCGGGAGCACGAGTACGGAACGGACGAGATATTCCAGCAAATGGTCCAGAGACGGGACGTCCTGAGCTACCTGAGTGTCTGCATCGCCCCCGAGATCGTGGGCAAGCAGTACGACCAGGTCCGCAAGGGCGTGCTCCTGGCATTGGCCTCCCACGGCCAGACTGCCAAACGCTCCCGCATCCACGTACTCCTCGCCGGGCCACCCGGCACGGGGAAGACCGAAGTACTCCGTTGGCTCAAGTGGAGAATGGACGCGAAGTTCGTCGATGCACCACACACAACCAAGGTCGGCCTGGTCGG is from Dehalococcoidales bacterium and encodes:
- a CDS encoding ATP-binding protein — translated: MVAMNRALQRETIGKLLDRAGIARDTVDIEAHIDPSLHLNENIRNISDLVGKPLTNDQVEEVEYADDDYIEEVEQEMLENGIELILEALEPNSIIEEDPEGDESMEPGEREEVERENREHEYGTDEIFQQMVQRRDVLSYLSVCIAPEIVGKQYDQVRKGVLLALASHGQTAKRSRIHVLLAGPPGTGKTEVLRWLKWRMDAKFVDAPHTTKVGLVGDARGEEITPGVLAQCDGRILCIDELDKMSHQDQFGLLEAMEEGEYTITKGKHYMRFPARVVVIASVNDITQVHAPLLDRFDFVYTLEPPSREERAEQSVSLVKAFFGKLKVPGHIALYEFKEWIADYEPQVRDGQMELIEDTMKAYINMTSANITEKSYRVLEMGILRTATAIAKLQRREIEASDVVKAIELRDDTLNSHVRKYLDSVAKGLL